ttcagtccaccgatatggccctttacacatatacccttgcatatgtagtgtagctccttgcttgcgagtactttggatgagtactcatggttgctttccttcctcttttcccccgttcctttctacctagttgtcgcaaccagatgctggagcccaggagccagacgccaccgtcgacgacgactcttactacactggaggtgcctactactacgtgcaggccgctgacgacgaccaggagtagtttaggaggatcccaagcaggaggcctgcgcctctttcgatctgtatcccagtttgtgctagccttcttaatgcaaacttgtttaacttatgtctgtactcagatattgttgcttccgctgactcgtctgtgatcgagcacttgtattcgagccctcgaggcccctggcttgtattatgatgcttgtatgacttatttatgttttagagttgtgttgtgatatcttcccgtgagtccctgatcttgatcgtacacgtttgcgtgcatgattattgTACGATTGGATTGGGGGCGTCACAAAGAAGCACCAACATgttatattgtactccctccgttcctaaatatttgtctttctagatatttcaacaagtgactacatacaaagaaaaatgagtgaatctaaactctaaaatttgtctatatacatccgtatgtggtagtccatttgaaatctataaaaagataaatatttaggaacagagggagtagcaccAAAACAGTACATACATCCATCGACGCATAAAATTTCCCCACATAAATACTGGTTAATTAGCATATAATACAAAATCACACCGCAATAGGCCCGCCGACAGtattataaagaaaagaaaaaacacccCATCATCTCCCCACTCGCACAACTAaatactccctcagttccaaaatataaggtgtgttTGTTTTTCGAAAGTCGAATTTCTTTAACATTGACCAAGGTTAGagccaaaaatatcgacatccacaataCTAAAGAAACAAAATATGAAAAATCATTTCATGATGGATCTAATGATACCGATTCGATATTATGGATATTTATATATTTGTCTATAATTTTGGTCAAGTTTACAGAGGTTTGATTTTTtgaaaaaactaatacaccttatattttcaAACAAAGGGAGTAACAAAATTATGAAAATCCACCAACACCAACGGCGCAGCAAAACATGTCCAACCCTTATACTGCAAATTTAGGGAGGTGACAGTATGGAGGGCGATCTTGGCCGGGTAGAGCCTACAAACTGAACAATTGCACCAAGGCACGGGGAGTTTGTGTCAGGAGTCATAGAGGAGCAATTCCGATGTTTCCTTGAGAGCCAAAAAGACATCCATGAAAGCGCATGTGGTTGGATGACGGCACTGCTNNNNNNNNNNNNNNNNNNNNNNNNNNNNNNNNNNNNNNNNNNNNNNNNNNNNNNNNNNNNNNNNNNNNNNNNNNNNNNNNNNNNNNNNNNNNNNNNNNNNNNNNNNNNNNNNNNNNNNNNNNNNNNNNNNNNNNNNNNNNNNNNNNNNNNNNNNNNNNNNNNNNNNNNNNNNNNNNNNNNNNNNNNNNNNNNNNNNNNNNNNNNNNNNNNNNNNNNNNNNNNNNNNNNNNNNNNNNNNNNNNNNNNNNNNNNNNNNNNNNNNNNNNNNNNNNNNNNNNNNNNNNNNNNNNNNNNNNNNNNNNNTACATACTATGGATCCTCGAGGTGGAGAGAGCACTGGGAGTGGCAACCGCCGGAGATACTCATTGTAGCGGCGACGGTGGTGGTGCAGGTCCTTTGTCTGCAAAGAGAGGATAGGAAAGGTCGGAGGGAGGAGTGTGGAGTGATCGGTCTGGTGTACCGAGTAGATGGCAAAACGCACCAACGGCCCATTCGTACTCCTGCTAGGAACGTTGGACCGGCTAAACCACAATCCTCCAAAAATGTTACGGGGAAGCGGCCCTTTTAGAACATCTGCGCTAGTCTTACGATGCGCTAAACAGTACTTTTACATGAATCGGGTTGCCATGTACGATCAGGCCACAAGAATGGACGGTTTCAGAGTCTAATTGCCTAAGAGGCTTCCTAAAGTGCATAGTTATAATGTCTCTAAATGAGATCCCCTATTAAATGCTTAGTTTAATAAACTTCATAAACATTGTGAAGATGCCCCACTCAGCATTATCGCCCTAAGGTCATGAAGTGTATCACTATGGTTGTAAAGATTAGGACGTTAAGTAATTCAAGGTGACAGTAAAAACCTTCACTCCTAGCTTTTATGATTGATAGAGGAATTACAGAGAACCCTCAGAGATATCGTGTCCACAGGGCAACCCTTAATTATCGTAGTTGTAACCTGCAGAGGGAGACTATAGTAGTGATGTGTGTGACACAAAGTTTACCTAAAGTAGAACATGTTCTGTACCCGGCTCCGCCCAGCATAATCGTCAAGAGTGGCTCAAGTTTCGGACAATACTATATTAATGCATAGGTTACATTAGAGACATACAATGGAAATTCCAGACTCTCTGAGAACACATTACTCATCTGTCAGTTCCACTTGTTACTCGTGCTATTGTTTCGATAACCATTTCATGTTATTTACTTTCAGTTCGCTCTTCACCAAAAACAATCATTTATTTTCGCCCTCACTTTGTATAGAGTCTATAATTATTTGCAGACACAAATCCATAATTTACAAGAAGAGGCAACACCCAATTCTTGTGTTCCCTGTGAAATCGATACTCTTACTTAAAAAAAGTACAACTAAATCATGTACACTTACATGCCATTAGCGGCTTATTCACAAGAAAAAATGGCTGGTAAATCACTTTTTTCTAGATGGACACGTAAATCACATTGATGCATATACAATACATTCCCACAGAAAAGAAAGATTGACTGCATATCAAATAAAATAGGAAGTGTTTAGCTAGTTTTGGGGTTATAGACTAAACATACTTTGCGGCTGGCGGTTTACCTACATGTCGCGTCGTTAGCAAACACGCGAAGTGTTTTCCTCTCGGATGCTAGAGGACTGAAACCTTACCCGACGTGAGGAGAGGCCACTCGCTAGCTTTCTGGTGCCATCCTCTGACGGCACGCCTCCGCTGACGGCCTCTCAGTCCTTGATGGtgagggggtcgccggatcccATGTGTTAGAGCCCTAGTAGCTTCGAGCTGCGAGCATCTTAGGTACTTTTCTGTATTTTTTTCCCTTCATGCGAGGTGCTTTATACTGTTGGAGGTCCTCTATAATAAGATCTGGGGGCTTATTCGCAAAACAAAGTGACAGGTAAATCACTTTAGATGGAGAGGTAAATCGCATTGATTGTACACCAAATATATTCACCGCATTTCCAAAAACCAATAATACAGTAATATATACGCAGAAAAGAAAGAAATTGCATGGCAGTTAAACGCGGGCCTGATTAGACGCAGCATTTCGCCGCTAATCTCGTTGCTGGCGAACATCATCCCCTATAAAAATGCTACTACGGTTAATACGTTACCGATCCTCCATCGCCGCCTACGCCGCCGAgaagcgccgccgccgtcgcttccTCATGGACAATGGCGgcctacgccgccgccgcctcaaacCAAGGTATTTCTCCTCACGCGCACACAGAGAGCGCGAGCTTGTTTCCCGTCAGTTCGTCCTTCTCGCCCAGATTGATGAATCCACTGTACAGATTGATTTATCCTGACCCGTTTGTTTCTTTCAGCGGCGCCATGGAGATGGAGGGGAAAAGttctgcgaagaagaagaaggtgagGAAGACCAACCCTCCGGcggaggaggcagtgacggcggcggcggccagcctccTGACGGAGGCTCTCATCTTGGAGATCCTCTCCCGCCTCCCCGCCAGGTCCGTGCGCCGCTTCAAGTGCGTCTCCCCGGCCTGGCGCGACCTCATCGCCGACCCCGCCCACCGCAAGAAGCTGCCCCAACCCCTCGCCGGTTTCCTCTACAGCACCTACCAGGGGCCGGACCGCCGCATGTACGACTTTCACTTCGCCAAAGTTCCCGGCGGCGCAGCCCAGCCGGTCGACCCGTCCCTCTCTTTCTTGCCGTCCCACAGGTACTGGTACGTCGACCGGCTGGACTCCTGCAatggcctcctcctctcccgcgccCACAAGTTCCCTTCTACTCCTTTTGGGGACGACGATGAGCCGCTTGAATACCATTACATCGTTTGCAATCCGGCCACCGGGAGGTGGGTTGGCATCCCCGCACTCCCGCCGGTGGCAGACGGCCACCGCGTCATCGCTCGTTTGGCTTTTGATCCTGCAGTGTCGTCCCATTTCCACGTTCTTCAGTTTGAGGACACCGAACAGGATAAATACATCACAGGAGTGACCATCTACTCTTCGCAAACCGGAGCCTGGAATTACAGAGAAAGCCGCCTTCCTGAGAAAATTAGCCTCTTCGCTGGCTTTACAAGTGTCTTCTTTCAAGGTATGCTGCACTTGTATGGTTTGCTGTATCCCGTGAACACGGACTTTGATGCTGTACTGGTAGCAGTGGACATGGAGGGGCAGGTGTGGAAGACTATCCCTGTGCCGTCTGGTGGTCTGAGTTATGGTATGATGGGAGTGTCACAGGGGTGCTTGCACTATGCTGCCACACCACTAGCTCctggcgagaagaagaagaaggggaagaagaaaaaGCATGGGGATACAACAACAGTCTGGTACATGAAGGATTATGATAGTAGAGAATGGGTCTTGAAGCATAGTGTGAGCTACGATGAGTTGTGCAGCATGACTGGTGGGGAGTACAGGGTGGCTGCTTTTCATCCAGACTGCGACACCATTTTCTTGGACTCGTTTGGTGCTGATACGTTGGCATCATACGATATGCAGCATCGGAAATTCCATCGGATCCGTAGTCTTCGGAaaaacaaggcagcgatatttttaCCGTATGTTCCATTGTTCTCGGACTCATTTGCAGGTGCAGATGGGCAGTAGTGTTACCTGCAAGTCAAGCTTGTGCTTCCTCCAAGAATTTGCTCTTCTTCTGTAGGTGCTGAACTATTTATCTGTTAATCTCTGAATTTTCTTCAGTCATGTCATTTTATGTTCTGTAGCTTGATTTTCTGTTCCGAGCAAACCCTGTAAATTTAGATTAAGCATGCTGCAATTTTGAAAGAACATGGTTACTATTCTCGTTGTGTGTCCAGCTATTGTCCCGGATTCGAATTTGTTTCATGTCGCTAAATTATTCTGAAATCTGGCTTTCTTGTCAATGACCTATGAATTCAGTCTGCTGCAGTTTTAACTTCTGCTACTTAACCTGTTAACCCAAGGGAATATTTGCATGAAGAAAATAACCAGATTTCGCAAGAAGTTATCTTGCTGGGTGAGAGAAACAAGAAATGTCTATTTCTACCCCATGTTCCTCTGTTCTGGGAGTCATTAGCAGTGCTTCCTCCCAAGATTCGGCTCTTTCTTATTTGTCTGTTGATTTCTGAATCGACCTAAATGATGCCATCCAATCTGCTGGTGCTTACGTTCCAGCTAGCTAGATTATTTTTTCGGAGCAATGCCTGGTATCCCCACAGATTAAGCAAATTGTGATTACTATCGTTGTTTGTCTAGCTATTGTACTGCACACGAATGGGTTCCATGTGGCTAAATTATGCTTCTGTAATCTGGCCTTTTTTAGGGTGTAATCTGGCTTTCTTAGCCATATACTACCTCTGTTTATGAATATAAGACGTTTTGACAGTTTAAATTGAAACGCCAAAACATCTTATGTTCAGGAACAGAGGCTGCAGCATTTAACGCTGAGTGCAGCCTGTAATGTACTGAAAGCCTCAGTAGTCTATTTGATCTTAGTCGTCAGCGGTGATGCACTGCATTGAACAAGTCCTTCTGTTTCTGATGAATCCAGTCTTTATTGCTAATCATCAGGTGACAAACCAAAGGGTATAAATATCATCTAGTCTTGTGTCTGGTTCACGCACGAGAGAGGGTTTTTACTTTTTAGTACTAGGTGCCTGCAGGACAGGGCATTTGTGCCCCTGGCTCCCTGCTAGAAAACTTTGCAACTATAGAGAAATATGAACCGTGTGTAAGTACACCATGGTTTACCAGTTTCTAACCTCAATAAAATTATTTTCCAGTCTTCCCATGTTTCCTGTCATTTTGTAGGCATGTGTGATATTTCTTCTGTAACTCTTTGTCGATTTTTCTTCTTCTGAAACTACTCTACATTGGCCCCGAGGGCGACTAGGGTtccgccgcgccgccaccctcATCGATCCCCTTTCCCTCGCCGTCGTCGGAGGCAACCGCCGGGCAAGCCCGTGCGGCCGTCGAGGAGGGCGACGACGAGGCTCTCGGCTGCTTCGTCGTTCGGGCAGAGGGTCTCTGGtgcgccggggcggcggcctcgggtggtGGTGCGGTCCCGCTTGTTCGTCAGGGGTGGCCGCGGATGCTGGACCGGCTCCTCGGCCGCGTGGGCAGCGAGGTTCCGACAGAAGTTTCCTGTGGCCCGGGGTTGCGCCGTTGGCCTCCGGTGCCTGGATCTGATGTATGGCGCCCGTCCACCTCCTCTGGCCTCTGCCCCCGCCGGATCCAGCTGTTGGTGACCCCGTTCACCGTCCGGTTACCGGCCGGGCGCGGTGGTGTGAGTTCCTGACCAGGAGAAATCCCTTGGCCGTCCTGGACGGCCTGCCGGTGGCGACGTCACGGACGCCGCGCCCCTCCCTGGAGGCATCGACAAGGTCTGTTCTCCCCATCCCCTCCCCTCGGTTCCCGGATGAAAGTCCAGTATCCTCCGGATTCGGCGCCGTCGGCGTTTCGCGTTGTGTCCTCCTTGGGGGTGGTGTTGGGGGAACCTGAGGCGTAGGTGTGTGGGCTTTGAGTGTGGTTGGTGCCGGTCGGCTGGTGGGTTGGGATTCCGGTGAGTGCAGTCCGGCGAGTTCCCCTGTTTGGCTATCCTCTGTCTTGGTGCTCGGCCGCCTGTGTCCGCCTTTTGTTGGAGGGTCGTCACCCTCGAGTCTGGGCTGGAGGGGAAAGGGTTCTCTTCCCGGCAGCAGTGTTGCAGTGGTGCGCTGAGCTCCTGTGCCTCTCAGCATCAACAGGTCTCTCCGGTTCAGTTCACCGCCTTTTGGCTCCCAGCTTCTTCTGCTCCAAGGTTTCTTCTGCAGTTTACCCCCTCTGTATGGTCGTCCAAGGGGTGCGGCTTGGCTTCTGACAAGTTCATCTTTTGCAACGAGGTGCTCATGTGATCAATAGACGAAGGTGTGCTCCGGTCTGCATTCCTCCCAGCTCTAGGGTGAGTGCCTCCTCTCGGCCAACAGTGCGACATCCACGAGCCTGGACGAGGGGAAAGGGTTCCCCCTTCGACGAGGGAGAAGGAGGGTGCGTGGTCATATCGTCTCCTGGTGCTGTAGTCGACGTGCTCGCTCTCTGAGCGTTGGACTGTCCTTTGATGTTGTTCTGTTCTCCTTCCTTGGGCTTCCCATCTTGTAGGGCGACTCCACTTCAGGCTGTGTTTCAATCTTAGATTTTTCTTAGTGCCTAGTGGTGTGTGTTGTGTTGTAAGCTGTCGATCAACATCCTTTATCTTAaattcctggccggttgatggcttcgttaattcaaagccgggctcttgttgagccttcgttctaaaaaaactaCTCTACATTACAGTATCAAGTTTCCATGACATTCTTAATCCCCATGCATAACAGTAGCGATTCCTGGAGAAAACGATTCCTCCTACATGTTTTCCATATTACACAAACTCGCGAGCACACTGAAAAAAGAGGTTTTATTCCCTATAACTTTGTGGTGAATCGGCTCTCAAAACCATTTCCTTTCTTCCTATCTCTACAGGCGTTGCTGAAACAGTGACATCCCCTGTATTCATCGTCACTAGTACTAGTATCTTTCAAGATGATCGCAGCAAAGCAATGGATGGAACAGTTTAGCTAGATTTCAGTCAGCTGACTTTTTGAGTTCGGGTTAGTCGATTTTTGAATCatggaaggagaaggaagaagaaggaagaagaaggaagggccTCCGGCCTCACAGGAGAGAAGGAATGGGCTCACCGCCAtcaccccattatctatcttagggttcaaggtgggggcggtggtagccggcggtggtggggcggNNNNNNNNNNNNNNNNNNNNNNNNNNNNNNNNNNNNNNNNNNNNNNNNNNNNNNNNNNNNNNNNNNNNNNNNNNNNNNNNNNNNNNNNNNNNNNNNNNNNNNNNNNNNNNNNNNNNNNNNNNNNNNNNNNNNNNNNNNNNNNNNNNNNNNNNNNNNNNNNNNNNNNNNNNNNNNNNNNNNNNNNNNNNNNNNNNNNNNNNNNNNNNNNNNNNNNNNNNNNNNNNNNNNNNNNNNNNNNNNNGGCGGAAGACCGGCGGTGGGGGGTGGTTTAGGGGAGGGTGGGGCTGCGTGGCGTGCGGGAGGAAGAAGAAACTGTTGGGAGGAGGAAGAAACAATTTGAGCCGTTCGTTTTCTATCCAACGCTTCAAATTCATCCAGGCGAAATTGACTTATTCAAAGCAAGATTTAGTCGACTGGCTCCTAGCCATTCCCTGGATGGAAAGCACCGGGAGTGCACCGGACACCGGTCTGAGAAACCTTACGTCGCTGATGGCGTATGGGCGGCGGGAATCAGTCACCTCTGCAAGCAAAACCTCTGCGGTTCCTACTGTCAATTTGTTGCTCTCTgcctttttttatcaaagaagggcttgccccttccgattttcattactgaaaaccaaacCAGAGTAATAGGCAGTTCGAACTAAGTGCTTCCTACCGATTCCCAAGCAACACAGCAAAAGGCCAACACAGGCCAATAGACTCCTTAGCCCAACACACCGGGCACAACATAGCAAAGGTTTTGACACAGTGAACATGAAGTTGATAGAAGCAAATAACTACTAAAACAGCAGCAGAGTAGAGGTCACAACAGCAGGAAGTCTTCactccagcctcgcaacattgatcctCCATCCTTGCCTAGTTGTGTACACCTCACTTGCTGCCCGTTCTAGCACTCTTGCCCCCGGCTCCAGCATTTTTCTTGATGGCTCCTTTTCTGCAAGATGGACCAGTCAATCAACCATCGACTCATTAGTTTGGTTATATAGAAAGGACCATTTATCCTTTTGTTTTCCAATATGATTGCATTCCTACTTTTCCAGATAGCCCAAAATAAGGCAGAAACCCCCCACCATCACCATTTTCTTATCATCTTTGTTAAATTTACCTAGCCACTCCCCAAAACAGTCTTTAACATTCAATGGAATGGTTTTTAGCCCACACACACACCTAACCAGACTCCATAACAGAGATGCTGCAGAGCAAGTAAACAAGAGATGATCAACTGATTCATCCTTCCCACAGAACACACATCCCTTTCCTCCTTTCCATCCTTATTTTAGTAAAACATCTCTGGTCAAGATGCTATTTTTGTTAACTAGCCACACAAAAAACGTTAATTTTTGCAGGCACCTTAGTCTTCCATAAGTATTTTTGTGGGAATTTCAGACCCATGGTAATAATTTTCCTATATAAAGATCCTACAGAAAACTTATGATCTGCAGTGAGAGTCCAGATAATTTTGTCTTTCCCCCCTGCAAAGTTATTTCTTCACATCTACTTTTCAAACTACTCCATAGATCAAGAGTTTCCCCATATAATGTTCTTCTAAATTTGAACCCTTGCCACCCTTTTTGAATGGCCTCATCCACAGTTATATTGTGGTCAAAGCAGATATCATATATTCTATGATAAGCTTCCTTCAGAGGCTTATCGTCTACCCatgtatcttcccagaacctggtatTTTTCCCATCTCCCAGTTCTTTCTTGACAAATTTATAGAAAATCTCTTTAATTTTTAAAAGACTAGTCCAGAATTGGGAATCTCCAGGTTTCTTGTCTACTAATGCTAAACATTCACCTTTTCTATACTTTTCTCCCAGAATATCTTGCCAGAGACCCTCTTCCGTCTCCATTTTCCAAAACCATTTAGCTAGA
This region of Triticum aestivum cultivar Chinese Spring chromosome 2D, IWGSC CS RefSeq v2.1, whole genome shotgun sequence genomic DNA includes:
- the LOC123049830 gene encoding F-box protein At3g26010-like, with translation MLLRLIRYRSSIAAYAAEKRRRRRFLMDNGGLRRRRLKPSGAMEMEGKSSAKKKKVRKTNPPAEEAVTAAAASLLTEALILEILSRLPARSVRRFKCVSPAWRDLIADPAHRKKLPQPLAGFLYSTYQGPDRRMYDFHFAKVPGGAAQPVDPSLSFLPSHRYWYVDRLDSCNGLLLSRAHKFPSTPFGDDDEPLEYHYIVCNPATGRWVGIPALPPVADGHRVIARLAFDPAVSSHFHVLQFEDTEQDKYITGVTIYSSQTGAWNYRESRLPEKISLFAGFTSVFFQGMLHLYGLLYPVNTDFDAVLVAVDMEGQVWKTIPVPSGGLSYGMMGVSQGCLHYAATPLAPGEKKKKGKKKKHGDTTTVWYMKDYDSREWVLKHSVSYDELCSMTGGEYRVAAFHPDCDTIFLDSFGADTLASYDMQHRKFHRIRSLRKNKAAIFLPYVPLFSDSFAGADGQ